In Microbacterium lushaniae, the following are encoded in one genomic region:
- a CDS encoding sugar ABC transporter substrate-binding protein, with the protein MRTRFKIAAAVAVATALALTGCSSSADGGGAGGGGGDEPFKVIAFTSGNQTPVGAWWVKAVTAQAEELGWDLTMIQGDFDFQKMNPAVESAIGQGADVILDGYTDVSSIGSIVTAAKDAEIPIFSMDAGTEATDAFATNITTNQQQIVDKTVEAIGESIGGLEGKTIMVIGHDPHAGIRLRSALAVTAFEEAGATVVSGEPQQVTSPATGRTEALNFVSDHLSANPDGLDAVWTGWDDAALGAGQALSEAGSTAPVTGVDALAETLAAIEAGGNMMATIDQPWPAVLDMLIEDVRAYQEDGELPAENFVDVDVTLVTKENAADTTPSDQLG; encoded by the coding sequence ATGCGAACCAGATTCAAGATCGCCGCGGCGGTCGCCGTCGCGACCGCTCTCGCACTGACGGGTTGTTCCAGTTCGGCCGACGGAGGCGGCGCCGGCGGCGGAGGCGGCGACGAGCCGTTCAAGGTCATCGCGTTCACCTCCGGCAACCAGACGCCGGTCGGTGCCTGGTGGGTCAAGGCCGTCACCGCGCAGGCCGAAGAGCTCGGCTGGGACCTCACGATGATCCAGGGAGACTTCGACTTCCAGAAGATGAACCCCGCTGTCGAGAGCGCGATCGGCCAGGGCGCCGACGTGATCCTCGACGGCTACACCGATGTCTCATCGATCGGTTCGATCGTCACCGCGGCGAAGGACGCCGAGATCCCGATCTTTTCGATGGACGCCGGGACGGAGGCGACCGATGCGTTCGCAACCAACATCACCACCAACCAGCAGCAGATCGTCGACAAGACGGTGGAGGCGATCGGCGAGTCGATCGGCGGGCTGGAAGGCAAGACCATCATGGTCATCGGGCACGACCCGCACGCCGGCATCCGGCTCCGCTCGGCGCTCGCCGTCACGGCATTCGAAGAGGCCGGCGCGACGGTCGTCAGCGGCGAGCCGCAGCAGGTGACCAGCCCGGCGACGGGGCGCACCGAGGCGCTCAACTTCGTGTCCGACCACCTCTCCGCCAACCCCGACGGGCTGGATGCCGTGTGGACAGGCTGGGACGACGCCGCGCTGGGCGCAGGGCAGGCCCTCTCCGAAGCGGGATCGACCGCGCCGGTCACCGGTGTGGACGCTCTGGCCGAGACCCTCGCGGCGATCGAGGCCGGCGGCAACATGATGGCCACGATCGACCAGCCCTGGCCGGCCGTGCTGGACATGCTCATCGAGGATGTCCGGGCCTACCAGGAGGACGGCGAGCTGCCGGCCGAGAACTTCGTCGACGTCGACGTGACCCTCGTGACGAAGGAGAATGCCGCGGACACCACTCCGTCGGACCAGCTGGGCTGA
- a CDS encoding ABC transporter permease, giving the protein MTIQKEPTRTGAMMAQQSRTAGRVLVQSGTIVALILLILFFFAMRPDTFLSFVNIRNVLYQISILAIIAGAQTIVMVVGDFDLSVGATSSLAGAVTAALLLGENPMGVAILAGLAVGLLVGLVNGVLIAYLRLSAFIATLATMTSVIGLAYIVTGGTTVFGLPAEFNELGQGRFLNVPLPVYFAVAISVLIWALLRFTTLGRRLHAIGGNEEVARLSGVNVRWARMLAFTMAGFISAIGGILLTARLGSAAAEQGGDNTLFSVAAVFLGMTVIRSGAANLGGTIVGVAIIGVMSNGLNILGVNAYIQQVVTGLIIIAAVVLSGLKTRER; this is encoded by the coding sequence ATGACGATTCAGAAGGAGCCGACCCGGACCGGGGCCATGATGGCCCAACAGTCCCGGACCGCCGGCCGCGTGCTCGTGCAGAGCGGCACGATCGTGGCACTGATCCTGCTCATCCTCTTCTTCTTCGCGATGCGCCCGGACACCTTCCTGTCGTTCGTGAACATCCGCAACGTCCTGTACCAGATCTCGATCCTCGCGATCATCGCGGGGGCGCAGACGATCGTCATGGTCGTCGGGGACTTCGATCTGTCCGTCGGGGCGACCTCCAGCCTCGCCGGTGCGGTCACGGCCGCGCTCCTGCTCGGGGAGAACCCGATGGGGGTGGCTATCCTGGCCGGTCTCGCGGTGGGGCTCTTGGTGGGCCTCGTCAACGGCGTGCTGATCGCCTATCTGCGCCTCTCCGCGTTCATCGCGACGCTGGCCACGATGACCTCGGTCATCGGCCTGGCATACATCGTCACCGGCGGCACGACGGTGTTCGGGCTCCCGGCCGAGTTCAACGAACTCGGCCAAGGCCGGTTCCTGAACGTGCCGCTGCCGGTGTATTTCGCGGTCGCGATCTCGGTGCTCATCTGGGCCCTCTTGCGGTTCACGACCCTCGGACGACGCCTGCACGCCATCGGCGGCAACGAGGAGGTCGCCCGACTGTCCGGCGTCAATGTGCGCTGGGCGCGGATGCTCGCCTTCACCATGGCCGGCTTCATCTCCGCGATCGGCGGCATCCTGCTGACCGCGCGGCTGGGCAGCGCCGCGGCCGAGCAGGGCGGTGACAACACCCTGTTCTCGGTGGCGGCGGTGTTCCTCGGCATGACCGTCATCCGTTCCGGCGCGGCAAACCTCGGCGGCACCATCGTCGGCGTCGCGATCATCGGCGTCATGAGCAACGGCTTGAACATCCTCGGCGTGAACGCCTACATCCAGCAGGTGGTGACCGGGCTCATCATCATCGCGGCGGTCGTCCTGTCCGGACTCAAGACGCGGGAGAGATAG
- a CDS encoding sugar ABC transporter ATP-binding protein has translation MTLTGGEPVLTAIPALEAVDIVKSFDGVHALKGVRLSVRPGEIHALLGENGAGKSTLIKVVTGLYAPDSGQIRRNGEDVEFANVRAAHKAGIVALYQELSIVPTTSVAENVLLGDQLPSRAGIVNGRALRRQAREHLERLNQKISMRKLAGDLSPVQQTMVAVARALATDARVLILDEPTASLTDTEIREVFAVLRALRDEGVAVVYVSHRLEEVFELCDRLTIMRNGETIVTKDVADTTINEVISTMVGRNADSLYPERGTTSTEVALVVQDLQGRRVKDVSFTAHVGEVVGIGGLAGSGRSELLRILAGAQRSASGTITVAGAEVPRHSGVGRVLAAGMALVPEERRSQGVLLGASIQDNIALANIGAVSRAGLVSRKRIAEIASRGMADLQIKARSPRQTVGELSGGNQQKVVLAKMLARRPKVLLMDEPTRGIDVGTKAEIYRLIRELAATGTTVIAVSSELPELIGMCDRILIMHEGSISGDVSAEGADDELLLSHAYGRSTS, from the coding sequence GTGACGCTCACCGGAGGCGAGCCGGTGCTGACCGCGATCCCCGCCCTCGAGGCCGTTGACATCGTGAAGAGCTTCGATGGCGTGCACGCCTTGAAGGGAGTGCGGCTGTCCGTGCGGCCCGGCGAGATCCATGCGCTCCTGGGCGAGAACGGCGCCGGCAAGTCCACGCTCATCAAGGTCGTCACGGGCCTGTACGCACCCGACTCGGGACAGATCCGCCGCAACGGCGAGGACGTCGAGTTCGCCAACGTGCGGGCAGCTCACAAGGCCGGGATCGTGGCGCTCTACCAGGAGCTGTCGATCGTGCCGACGACCTCGGTCGCCGAGAACGTGCTGCTCGGCGACCAGCTGCCCAGCCGGGCCGGCATCGTCAACGGCCGCGCCCTCCGCCGCCAGGCCCGGGAGCATCTTGAGCGGCTGAACCAGAAGATCTCGATGCGCAAGCTGGCCGGCGACCTCTCGCCGGTGCAGCAGACCATGGTTGCCGTCGCGCGCGCCCTGGCCACCGATGCTCGGGTGCTCATCCTCGACGAGCCGACGGCATCCCTCACCGACACCGAGATCCGCGAGGTGTTCGCCGTCCTGCGCGCCCTCCGGGACGAAGGCGTGGCGGTCGTGTACGTGTCCCACCGGCTCGAGGAGGTATTCGAGCTGTGCGACCGCCTGACGATCATGCGCAACGGCGAGACGATCGTCACGAAGGACGTGGCCGACACGACGATCAACGAGGTCATCTCGACCATGGTCGGCCGCAACGCCGACTCGCTCTACCCCGAGCGGGGGACGACCTCGACTGAGGTGGCCCTGGTCGTGCAGGATCTGCAGGGGCGCCGCGTCAAGGACGTGTCGTTCACGGCACACGTCGGCGAGGTGGTCGGTATCGGCGGTCTCGCCGGCTCGGGTCGCAGTGAGCTGCTGCGTATCCTCGCCGGCGCGCAGCGGTCCGCGTCCGGGACGATCACCGTGGCGGGCGCGGAGGTCCCGCGGCACTCCGGCGTGGGCCGGGTGCTGGCCGCGGGGATGGCGCTGGTGCCCGAGGAGCGCCGCAGCCAGGGAGTCCTGCTCGGTGCGTCCATCCAGGACAACATCGCGCTGGCCAACATCGGGGCGGTGAGCCGCGCGGGCCTGGTCTCGCGCAAGCGCATCGCGGAGATCGCCAGCCGGGGTATGGCCGATCTGCAGATCAAGGCCCGCAGCCCTCGCCAGACGGTCGGCGAGCTGTCCGGCGGCAACCAGCAGAAGGTCGTCCTGGCCAAGATGCTCGCCCGCCGCCCCAAGGTGCTGCTGATGGACGAGCCCACGCGGGGCATCGACGTCGGCACGAAGGCGGAGATCTACCGCCTCATCCGGGAGCTCGCCGCGACCGGCACCACCGTCATCGCCGTCAGCTCCGAACTGCCCGAGCTGATCGGGATGTGCGACCGCATCCTCATCATGCACGAAGGCTCCATCTCCGGCGACGTCTCCGCAGAGGGCGCCGACGACGAGCTCCTCCTCTCCCATGCCTACGGAAGGTCCACCTCATGA
- a CDS encoding alcohol dehydrogenase catalytic domain-containing protein produces the protein MRTVAVTKIGSLRDPDEDVRGRIGVVDFPEQPLGGEDVRIRVAYSAICGSDPHLAEGFFGTDVPIGLGHELSGVVEALGDRAHRTGLQVGDRVAGNFLRFCGTCTPCRAGRQQFCEHIQDYNRPGMAETVTWHESQVYKLPDSVSLLHGCLLEPTSVAVRIADKTHIKVGDRVAICGGGPIGQLALQVMKRNGATSLTLIEPIAERREMALRHGADAVIDPVAEDQYARSEGITQGAGFDVVIDASGAARAVRGLLDIAAKGATVIYGAMYPHDFEMPLNLSDYLYLKELTLTGVFVSPYAFPRALQMLPYLELDDLTQSVFELEDAAEAFATHIGGAYPKVLIRCNDIDDPRRAS, from the coding sequence ATGAGAACAGTCGCGGTCACCAAGATCGGCAGTCTGCGCGACCCGGATGAAGACGTCCGCGGCCGGATCGGGGTCGTCGACTTCCCCGAGCAGCCGCTGGGCGGGGAGGATGTCCGCATCCGGGTCGCGTACTCGGCGATCTGCGGATCTGATCCGCACCTGGCGGAGGGGTTCTTCGGCACCGACGTCCCGATCGGCCTGGGCCACGAGCTCTCCGGAGTGGTCGAGGCGCTCGGTGACCGTGCCCACCGCACCGGGCTGCAGGTCGGCGACCGCGTCGCCGGAAACTTCCTGCGCTTCTGCGGCACGTGCACGCCCTGCCGCGCGGGCAGGCAGCAGTTCTGCGAGCACATCCAGGACTACAACCGGCCCGGGATGGCCGAGACGGTGACCTGGCATGAGTCTCAGGTCTACAAACTGCCCGACTCTGTCTCGCTCCTGCATGGCTGCCTGCTGGAGCCCACCTCGGTGGCGGTGCGCATCGCGGACAAGACGCACATCAAGGTCGGCGACCGCGTCGCGATCTGCGGTGGCGGCCCCATCGGCCAGCTCGCTCTGCAGGTCATGAAGCGCAACGGAGCGACCTCGCTCACCCTCATCGAGCCGATCGCCGAACGGCGCGAGATGGCACTGCGACACGGTGCGGATGCCGTCATCGACCCGGTGGCGGAGGATCAGTACGCGCGGTCCGAGGGGATCACGCAGGGCGCCGGGTTCGACGTCGTCATCGACGCCTCTGGGGCTGCCCGTGCGGTGCGCGGACTTCTGGACATCGCCGCGAAGGGCGCGACGGTCATCTACGGCGCGATGTATCCGCATGACTTCGAGATGCCGTTGAACCTCTCCGACTACCTGTACCTGAAGGAGCTCACCCTCACCGGCGTCTTCGTCTCGCCGTACGCCTTCCCGCGCGCGCTGCAGATGCTGCCCTACCTGGAGCTGGACGATCTGACGCAGTCGGTGTTCGAGCTCGAGGATGCCGCCGAGGCGTTCGCCACGCACATCGGCGGCGCGTACCCGAAGGTGCTGATCCGCTGCAACGACATCGACGACCCGAGGAGGGCATCGTGA
- a CDS encoding transketolase family protein — protein sequence MPVTFTFGEMLSARSVIGTTLAELGDEHENLWVLTPDIGATLVEFRDKFPERFLDVGLAEQVCVGIAAGLAYDGNIPVVSGMLPFLSMRALEQVRSDVCYPNLPVKIIGTHGGLVGNGGSTHYAVEDLALMCALTNMTVTSVGDPLMVGEVIRQSMSMEGPIYIRLAVGKKDKVLYEPGQHEVRIGKGIVAREGTDATIFTHGTVVAQALDAADELAKDGRSVRVVDMFTLKPIDEELIAQCAVETGGRFVVLEDHLAYGGLASRIADVVADRGIHLSAFERLGIPQVYAGFGEDEELRDKHGYGLAATVAATRRVIAGGP from the coding sequence ATGCCCGTCACCTTCACTTTCGGAGAGATGCTCTCCGCCCGCTCCGTGATCGGAACGACCCTCGCCGAACTCGGCGACGAGCACGAGAACCTGTGGGTGCTCACCCCCGACATCGGCGCGACCCTGGTGGAGTTCCGCGACAAATTCCCGGAGCGCTTCCTGGACGTGGGGCTGGCCGAACAGGTGTGCGTCGGCATCGCCGCCGGACTTGCCTACGACGGGAACATCCCGGTCGTCTCCGGGATGCTGCCGTTCCTGAGCATGCGCGCGCTGGAGCAGGTGCGCTCCGACGTCTGCTACCCGAATCTGCCGGTCAAGATCATCGGCACGCACGGCGGCCTGGTCGGCAACGGCGGCTCCACCCACTACGCGGTCGAGGACCTGGCGCTGATGTGCGCGCTGACCAACATGACCGTCACCTCGGTGGGCGATCCGCTGATGGTGGGCGAGGTCATCCGCCAGTCGATGTCGATGGAAGGCCCGATCTACATCCGTCTGGCCGTCGGCAAAAAGGACAAGGTGCTCTACGAGCCCGGGCAGCACGAGGTCCGCATCGGCAAGGGCATCGTGGCGCGCGAAGGCACCGACGCGACGATCTTCACCCACGGCACGGTGGTGGCGCAGGCGCTGGATGCCGCGGACGAGCTCGCGAAGGACGGCCGGTCGGTGCGCGTGGTGGACATGTTCACGCTCAAGCCGATCGACGAGGAGCTGATCGCGCAGTGCGCGGTCGAGACCGGCGGCCGGTTCGTCGTCCTCGAGGACCACCTCGCCTACGGCGGCCTCGCTTCCCGCATCGCGGACGTGGTCGCCGACCGCGGCATCCATCTGTCCGCCTTCGAGCGCCTCGGGATCCCCCAGGTCTACGCCGGATTCGGTGAGGACGAGGAGCTGCGCGACAAGCACGGCTACGGACTGGCCGCGACCGTCGCCGCCACCCGCCGCGTCATCGCCGGTGGCCCGTGA
- a CDS encoding transketolase: MGEPTLQERDDPRTIPELQDLAFELRSKLLHLCGTYEGAVHIGGDLSAADILTALFEYGLNVDPTDLRNPERDRFVLSKGHAAVCMYIAMSIRGFFSYEGIVDTYGQLDSAYGMHPCKVQLPGVECSTGSLGHGLPIAVGMALSARGRGESHRVVCLLGDGETGEGSVWEAAMAARSNELGNLVAFVDRNRQLMTSFAEERVVFEPYPDKWAAFGWNVVHVDGHDMGQLVEAIDALPGTDSDRPTVVICETVKGKGVEFMEHNLAWHAGSLSAADLERAMAALEESHQKESV, translated from the coding sequence ATGGGTGAGCCGACCCTTCAGGAGCGCGATGATCCGCGCACCATCCCGGAGCTGCAAGATCTCGCATTCGAACTGAGGTCAAAGCTGCTGCACCTGTGCGGAACCTACGAGGGTGCCGTCCACATCGGCGGCGACCTGTCCGCCGCGGACATCCTCACCGCACTGTTCGAGTACGGCTTGAATGTCGACCCGACCGACCTGCGCAACCCCGAGCGAGACCGCTTCGTGCTGAGCAAGGGCCACGCGGCCGTGTGCATGTACATCGCGATGTCCATCCGGGGATTCTTCTCCTACGAGGGCATCGTGGACACCTACGGCCAGCTGGACAGCGCCTACGGGATGCACCCGTGCAAGGTGCAGCTGCCGGGTGTGGAGTGCTCCACGGGGTCCCTCGGGCACGGGCTGCCGATCGCGGTCGGCATGGCGCTGAGCGCCCGCGGCCGCGGCGAGTCCCACCGGGTGGTGTGCCTGCTCGGCGACGGCGAGACCGGCGAGGGATCGGTCTGGGAGGCGGCCATGGCGGCACGCAGCAACGAGCTGGGCAACCTGGTCGCGTTCGTGGACCGCAACCGTCAGCTGATGACGAGCTTCGCCGAGGAACGGGTCGTCTTCGAGCCCTACCCGGACAAGTGGGCGGCGTTCGGCTGGAACGTCGTGCACGTCGACGGGCACGACATGGGCCAGCTGGTCGAGGCGATCGACGCCCTTCCGGGCACGGACAGTGATCGCCCCACCGTGGTGATCTGCGAGACGGTCAAGGGGAAGGGCGTCGAGTTCATGGAGCACAATCTCGCCTGGCACGCCGGCTCGCTCAGCGCCGCCGATCTGGAGCGCGCGATGGCCGCGCTCGAGGAATCCCATCAGAAGGAGTCCGTCTGA
- a CDS encoding aldehyde dehydrogenase family protein encodes MTETLETIRTGLYIGGAERSTSDTLAIADPAKPGVIVGHAASATKEDVADAVAAAKVAYPAWSALGATERARVMAEAIAGIADERDADAAVLSQENGKVRFEAWVDALVFEIRWNLALMLADEVDTGKTLPVVPGIPVETVVSYQSLGVVTVIVPFNWPIAILGAALPHALLAGNTAIVKPPPSAPLATTRVVQRLAEKLPAGVLNVVTGKDENMSGLISNTDVAKVCFTGSVNGGKRMMELASSTLTRVTLELGGNDAAIFLEDAVIDDTHLDRLYAAIYDTTGQICMNAKRVYVHNSRLDEIVAGLSERLDNAVIGYGLDEGTTMGPLHSPVQKAFVEEIIQEAKDAGADVREFGELPGGDLAAGNFLRPAIVVNPDSSLRVVTQEQFGPVIPVIGFDSEAEAVALANDTWGGLCGSVWTADPAAATRVGSQLVCGYVWVNDHGATRLDLRAPFGGMKQSGFGREQGIEGIRAFQDTRSIATIDAAALAAQAH; translated from the coding sequence ATGACTGAAACGCTGGAGACCATTCGAACCGGTCTGTACATCGGAGGGGCGGAGCGCTCCACCTCCGACACGCTCGCGATCGCGGACCCCGCCAAGCCCGGAGTGATCGTCGGGCACGCGGCATCCGCCACGAAGGAGGACGTCGCCGATGCGGTGGCCGCCGCCAAGGTCGCCTATCCGGCATGGTCCGCGCTGGGCGCGACCGAGCGCGCCCGCGTGATGGCCGAGGCGATCGCCGGCATCGCCGACGAGCGCGACGCCGACGCCGCGGTGCTCTCCCAGGAGAACGGCAAGGTCCGCTTCGAGGCCTGGGTCGACGCCCTCGTCTTCGAGATCCGCTGGAACCTCGCCCTGATGCTCGCCGACGAGGTGGACACCGGCAAGACCCTTCCCGTCGTTCCCGGCATCCCGGTCGAGACGGTGGTGTCCTACCAGTCGCTCGGCGTCGTGACCGTCATCGTGCCGTTCAACTGGCCGATCGCCATCCTCGGCGCTGCGCTCCCGCACGCCCTGCTGGCCGGCAACACCGCGATCGTCAAGCCGCCGCCCTCGGCGCCCCTGGCCACTACCCGGGTCGTCCAGCGACTTGCCGAGAAGCTCCCGGCCGGGGTCCTGAACGTCGTCACCGGCAAGGACGAGAACATGTCCGGCCTGATCTCGAACACCGATGTCGCCAAGGTCTGCTTCACCGGCAGCGTCAACGGCGGCAAGCGGATGATGGAGCTCGCCTCCTCGACGCTGACGCGGGTGACCCTCGAACTGGGCGGCAACGACGCGGCGATCTTCCTCGAGGACGCCGTCATCGACGACACCCACCTGGACCGCCTCTACGCCGCGATCTACGACACCACCGGGCAGATCTGCATGAACGCCAAGCGCGTGTACGTGCACAACTCCCGGCTGGACGAGATCGTCGCCGGGCTCAGCGAGCGACTGGACAACGCCGTGATCGGCTACGGCCTGGACGAGGGCACGACCATGGGACCGCTGCACTCCCCCGTGCAGAAGGCGTTCGTCGAGGAGATCATCCAGGAGGCCAAGGATGCCGGCGCCGACGTGCGCGAGTTCGGCGAGCTCCCGGGTGGCGATCTGGCCGCCGGCAACTTCCTTCGCCCGGCGATCGTGGTCAACCCGGACTCCTCGCTGCGCGTGGTGACGCAGGAGCAGTTCGGTCCGGTCATCCCGGTCATCGGCTTCGACTCCGAGGCGGAGGCCGTCGCGCTGGCCAATGACACGTGGGGCGGTCTGTGCGGTTCGGTGTGGACGGCGGATCCGGCCGCGGCCACGCGCGTCGGTTCGCAGCTGGTGTGCGGCTACGTGTGGGTCAACGACCACGGCGCAACGCGGCTTGACCTGCGGGCGCCGTTCGGCGGCATGAAGCAGTCCGGATTCGGGCGCGAGCAGGGCATCGAGGGCATCCGCGCCTTCCAGGACACCCGCTCGATCGCCACGATCGACGCCGCCGCGCTCGCTGCGCAGGCGCACTGA
- a CDS encoding MarR family winged helix-turn-helix transcriptional regulator codes for MIRRRNGVPLTSDLGTDPGALFVGSPEIVTTPLADVIDTVSFTPRLIALLSNALVWRESRLLRQSFNLGTNDWRVISALATRPGATSSDISEFLAMNKAVVSKSVNTLIGRGLIIPADGARGSRPLYLTREGAQMHDRMMPISLEGQEIILGDLSAAEVDQLNSLLARLLLKVPDLSSAPVSSGATDTD; via the coding sequence GTGATCCGTCGCCGGAACGGAGTCCCATTGACTAGCGACCTGGGCACTGACCCCGGTGCCCTCTTCGTGGGCAGCCCAGAGATCGTCACGACGCCGCTGGCGGATGTGATCGACACTGTGAGCTTCACCCCTCGGCTGATCGCGCTGCTGTCGAACGCGCTCGTGTGGCGGGAGTCGCGGCTGCTGCGGCAGTCGTTCAACCTCGGCACCAACGACTGGCGGGTGATCTCCGCACTCGCGACCCGACCCGGCGCGACCTCCAGCGACATCTCCGAATTCCTGGCGATGAACAAGGCAGTGGTCTCGAAGAGCGTCAACACGCTCATCGGCCGCGGGCTGATCATTCCCGCCGATGGTGCGCGCGGCTCCCGCCCGCTGTATCTGACCCGCGAGGGTGCGCAGATGCACGATCGGATGATGCCGATCTCGCTCGAGGGGCAGGAGATCATCCTCGGCGATCTCAGCGCGGCCGAGGTCGATCAACTCAACTCCCTACTGGCCAGGCTCCTTCTGAAGGTGCCGGATCTGTCGAGCGCTCCGGTGTCGTCTGGGGCGACCGACACCGACTGA
- a CDS encoding methylenetetrahydrofolate reductase, which yields MTGKDIPGLEEARDTIPAGTKINVTFLGNEDLDMRVAAAKAVADMGFVPVPHISARRLSSQGQLEEFLGRLQEVGATDHVFAVGGDPAEPEGPYPDSLSVIRSGILQQYGVKEVSIAGYPEGHPDIPADVLWRHLEDKSAALKEQGLDAVILTQFAFDTDPVTAWIQAVRDRGIDTEIRIGTPGPAGVKRLIGFARRFGVGANAMIVKKYGFSLTNLMGTAGPDRFVTDLAALLAQNPASGNVRLHFYTFGGLLATSKWAGEYVAARS from the coding sequence ATGACCGGCAAGGACATCCCCGGTCTGGAAGAGGCACGGGACACCATCCCGGCCGGCACAAAGATCAACGTGACCTTCCTCGGCAACGAAGACCTCGACATGCGCGTCGCCGCCGCCAAGGCCGTCGCCGACATGGGCTTCGTCCCCGTCCCGCACATCTCCGCCCGCCGCCTGTCGTCCCAGGGCCAGCTCGAGGAGTTCCTCGGCCGGCTGCAGGAGGTCGGCGCGACCGATCACGTCTTCGCCGTCGGTGGCGACCCGGCCGAGCCCGAAGGCCCGTACCCCGACTCGCTCTCGGTCATCCGCTCCGGCATCCTGCAGCAGTACGGCGTCAAGGAGGTGTCGATCGCCGGGTACCCCGAGGGTCACCCCGACATCCCCGCCGACGTGCTGTGGCGTCACTTGGAGGACAAGTCCGCCGCGCTCAAGGAGCAGGGGCTGGATGCGGTCATCCTGACGCAGTTCGCGTTCGACACCGACCCCGTCACCGCCTGGATCCAGGCCGTCCGCGACCGCGGCATCGACACCGAGATCCGCATCGGCACGCCCGGCCCGGCCGGCGTGAAGCGGCTGATCGGCTTCGCGCGCCGCTTCGGCGTCGGGGCCAACGCGATGATCGTGAAGAAATACGGGTTCTCGCTGACGAACCTCATGGGCACCGCCGGTCCCGACCGGTTCGTGACCGACCTCGCGGCGCTGCTCGCGCAGAACCCGGCCTCCGGCAATGTCAGACTGCATTTCTATACGTTCGGCGGACTGCTCGCGACCTCCAAGTGGGCGGGCGAGTACGTCGCCGCCCGCTCCTGA